In a genomic window of Helianthus annuus cultivar XRQ/B chromosome 10, HanXRQr2.0-SUNRISE, whole genome shotgun sequence:
- the LOC118482706 gene encoding epoxide hydrolase A-like yields the protein MASYPVVNFTSVYVKKELETLEKSFAFGANLDMDLLGIEIDDNTLIPGLAVASSREPGVMEAEIESYGTEHVLKRILIESRPGPLRFPKSEPFGPKSSPCPLPQWLTQEDLNYNLQKFQQKGFTGPLNYYRALDLNWELTAPWTAVKIRVPVIFVVGDKDPLYTTPGTKAYVQGGMFKNDVPLLQQIVVLEGALKLKCFFFGTEIVIWQQHIFHFVAK from the exons ATGGCCTCTTATCCAGTGGTGAATTTCACTTCTGTAT ATGTTAAGAAGGAGCTAGAGACGCTAGAAAAATCCTTTGCCTTTGGTGCAAATCTGGATATGGATTTACTGGGGATAGAAATCGATGACAATACGCTGATTCCTGGATTAGCTGTTGCATCTTCACGG GAACCTGGAGTAATGGAAGCCGAGATAGAGAGCTATGGAACTGAACATGTGCTTAAACGCATCCTTATAGAATCCAGACCCGGCCCTCTTCGTTTTCCCAAGTCCGAGCCATTCGGTCCTAAAAGCTCCCCTTGCCCATTGCCACAATGGTTAACCCAGGAAGACCTTAACTACAACCTTCAAAAATTTCAACAGAAAGGCTTCACAGGACCATTAAACTACTATCGTGCCTTAGATCT GAACTGGGAGCTTACAGCGCCATGGACTGCGGTAAAAATACGAGTACCAGTGATATTTGTAGTAGGGGATAAAGATCCCCTGTACACTACACCGGGGACGAAGGCATATGTGCAGGGTGGTATGTTCAAAAATGATGTGCCATTGCTTCAACAGATTGTTGTGTTGGAAGGTGCACTGAAattgaaatgttttttttttggtacTGAAATTGTAATTTGGCAGCAACATATCTTTCATTTTGTTGCAAAGTGA